Proteins co-encoded in one Corynebacterium lujinxingii genomic window:
- the gcvH gene encoding glycine cleavage system protein GcvH, which yields MALKQDFYYSEDHEWINATPDTAAGQTVRVGITHVAADRLGEVVFAELPQVGDTVTAGETCGEIESTKSVSDLYSPVTGTVTAVNEDIDGAYEAINNDPYGEGWLFEVEVEEVGPLLTADEYASANGV from the coding sequence ATGGCTTTGAAGCAGGACTTCTACTACTCCGAGGACCACGAGTGGATCAACGCCACCCCCGACACCGCCGCAGGTCAGACCGTGCGCGTGGGCATCACCCACGTCGCCGCTGACCGCCTCGGCGAGGTCGTGTTCGCGGAACTGCCGCAGGTCGGCGACACCGTCACCGCGGGCGAGACCTGCGGCGAGATCGAGTCCACCAAGTCGGTCTCCGACCTGTACTCCCCGGTCACCGGCACCGTCACCGCCGTCAACGAGGACATCGACGGCGCGTACGAGGCCATCAACAACGACCCGTACGGCGAGGGCTGGCTTTTTGAAGTCGAGGTCGAGGAGGTCGGCCCGCTGCTCACCGCCGACGAGTACGCCTCCGCCAACGGGGTGTAA
- the gcvT gene encoding glycine cleavage system aminomethyltransferase GcvT: protein MPQTPLYAKHEALDASFTDFGGWTMPLKYASELEEHRAVRNDTGIFDLSHMGEIDVKGPDAAAFLDYALISNMSILKVGKAKYSMIVDDNGGIVDDLITYRFAEDHFMVVPNAANTNAVWAAFEARKGDFDVELRNDSENIALVAVQGPKALDVLKPLLDDDPSALEYYSGKWMTLRSDEGNVDVFVARTGYTGEDGFELFCANEDAANVWDAVIDHGTACGLAARDSLRLEASMPLYGQELTADITPVEAGMGRAFAKKEADFVGKQALTGREPSVVIAGLVSEQRRAARAGSEVFLAGSDDKIGVVTSGQPSPTLGHPVALAHLDPAHAEPGTEVEIDIRGRRYPFTIATTPFYTRKDA from the coding sequence ATGCCACAGACTCCCCTATATGCAAAGCACGAAGCGCTCGACGCGTCGTTTACCGACTTCGGCGGCTGGACCATGCCGCTGAAGTACGCCTCCGAGCTGGAGGAGCACCGCGCAGTCCGCAACGACACCGGCATCTTCGACCTGTCCCACATGGGCGAAATCGACGTCAAGGGCCCGGACGCCGCGGCGTTTTTGGACTACGCGCTGATCTCCAACATGTCCATCCTCAAGGTGGGCAAGGCGAAGTACTCGATGATCGTGGACGATAACGGCGGCATCGTCGACGACCTGATCACCTACCGCTTCGCCGAGGACCACTTCATGGTCGTGCCGAACGCCGCCAATACCAACGCCGTATGGGCCGCGTTCGAGGCGCGCAAGGGCGACTTCGACGTCGAGCTGCGCAATGACTCCGAAAACATCGCGCTCGTCGCTGTCCAGGGCCCGAAGGCGTTGGACGTGCTGAAGCCATTGCTTGACGACGACCCCAGCGCTCTCGAGTACTACTCCGGCAAGTGGATGACGCTGCGCTCGGACGAGGGCAACGTCGACGTGTTTGTCGCCCGCACCGGCTACACCGGCGAGGACGGCTTCGAACTGTTCTGCGCCAACGAGGACGCTGCGAATGTGTGGGACGCCGTGATCGACCACGGCACCGCCTGCGGGTTGGCTGCCCGCGACTCGCTGCGCCTCGAGGCGTCGATGCCGTTGTACGGCCAGGAGCTCACCGCAGACATCACCCCGGTGGAGGCCGGGATGGGCAGGGCGTTTGCGAAGAAGGAGGCGGATTTCGTCGGCAAGCAAGCGCTCACGGGGCGCGAGCCGAGCGTGGTCATCGCGGGGCTCGTCTCCGAACAGCGCCGCGCCGCACGTGCCGGCTCCGAGGTGTTCCTCGCGGGCTCGGACGACAAGATCGGCGTGGTCACCTCCGGCCAGCCGTCGCCGACGCTCGGCCACCCGGTGGCGCTCGCGCACCTGGACCCGGCGCACGCGGAGCCCGGCACGGAAGTTGAAATCGACATCCGCGGACGCCGCTACCCGTTTACTATTGCAACAACCCCGTTTTACACCCGGAAGGACGCATAA
- a CDS encoding dihydroxyacetone kinase family protein, with translation MTFKSFRNTTDRFMREALGGLVAAHPRAEWHDEGFVGLSRSDDTPAPRVAVISGGGSGHEPMHAGFIGEGMLDAACPGLVFTSPNAVQIGAATKWADRGKGVVHVVKNYTGDVMNFTVAANHAEADVEQVLVDDDVATEIDSGDSPGRRGTGATVIVEKIAGAAAARGDDLKTVARIAQRAADGSRSMAVALQAGHSPTNDRATFDLEDNQIEVGVGIHGEPGVERRDLTDTETSASALVEELLGGILGSLNKAGVELTDAMLFVNGLGGTSELELDLVFGEALKQLQQRGVTVRRGMRGTLVTSLNMAGVSITLTALDDELTELIDADTAAPAWPGIVADPQYADAVMVDDEKQPDEGAENAWLSAFVDRLSQSFDDLTALDREAGDGDFGQNMEAAFGDITTPIKGADADVLNYFAHRMLVRAGGTSGAVLGTFFRAMADVFEADGVDSREADGATFGGALAGGLRRGVDAITELGGAKEGDNTLIDALAPAAKAADALSEHGTVDEVLAAVFTPAVEGAKATRGMQAKKGRASYLGESSKNVPDPGAIAVTWLFGEAGVSEF, from the coding sequence ATGACTTTCAAATCATTCCGCAACACCACCGACCGTTTCATGCGCGAGGCACTCGGCGGCCTCGTCGCCGCCCACCCACGCGCCGAGTGGCATGACGAGGGGTTCGTGGGGCTTTCGCGTAGCGACGACACCCCCGCCCCGCGCGTCGCCGTCATCTCCGGCGGCGGCTCCGGCCACGAGCCAATGCACGCCGGGTTCATCGGCGAAGGCATGCTCGACGCTGCCTGCCCGGGCCTGGTGTTCACCTCCCCGAACGCGGTGCAGATTGGCGCGGCCACCAAGTGGGCGGACCGCGGCAAGGGCGTGGTGCATGTGGTGAAGAACTACACCGGCGACGTCATGAACTTCACTGTGGCGGCGAACCACGCCGAGGCAGATGTGGAGCAGGTGCTTGTTGACGACGACGTCGCCACCGAAATCGACAGCGGCGATTCGCCGGGCCGGCGCGGCACTGGGGCGACGGTGATCGTCGAGAAGATCGCCGGTGCAGCGGCAGCACGCGGCGACGACCTGAAAACGGTGGCGCGCATCGCCCAGCGCGCCGCTGACGGCTCGCGCAGCATGGCGGTGGCGCTGCAGGCGGGCCACTCCCCGACTAACGACCGCGCGACGTTCGATTTGGAGGACAACCAAATCGAGGTTGGCGTAGGCATCCACGGCGAGCCGGGTGTGGAACGGCGGGATCTGACGGACACGGAGACGTCGGCAAGCGCGCTCGTCGAAGAGCTGCTCGGCGGCATCCTCGGGTCGCTGAACAAGGCAGGCGTCGAGCTGACTGACGCGATGCTGTTTGTCAACGGCCTGGGAGGCACCAGCGAGCTGGAGCTCGACCTCGTGTTCGGCGAGGCGCTCAAGCAGTTGCAGCAGCGCGGCGTGACGGTGCGCCGTGGGATGCGCGGCACGCTGGTGACGTCGCTGAACATGGCAGGTGTTTCCATCACGCTCACCGCACTTGATGACGAACTGACCGAACTCATCGATGCCGACACCGCCGCCCCCGCCTGGCCCGGCATTGTGGCCGACCCGCAATACGCGGACGCGGTGATGGTGGACGACGAAAAGCAGCCGGACGAGGGCGCGGAGAATGCGTGGCTGAGCGCGTTCGTCGATAGGCTCTCGCAATCCTTCGACGACCTGACCGCGCTTGATCGCGAGGCCGGCGACGGCGACTTCGGACAGAACATGGAGGCCGCCTTCGGCGACATCACCACCCCGATCAAGGGGGCGGACGCGGACGTGCTGAACTACTTCGCTCACCGCATGCTCGTGCGCGCCGGCGGCACCTCGGGCGCGGTGCTCGGCACGTTCTTCCGCGCGATGGCCGACGTGTTCGAGGCGGACGGGGTGGATTCCCGTGAGGCGGACGGCGCCACATTCGGTGGCGCGCTCGCGGGCGGTCTTCGCCGCGGCGTGGATGCCATCACCGAGCTCGGCGGCGCCAAGGAGGGCGACAACACGCTGATCGACGCGCTTGCCCCCGCCGCGAAGGCCGCCGACGCCCTCAGCGAGCACGGCACGGTCGACGAAGTGCTGGCGGCGGTGTTCACCCCCGCCGTCGAGGGCGCGAAGGCCACACGCGGTATGCAGGCGAAGAAGGGCCGCGCCTCCTACCTTGGCGAAAGCTCGAAGAACGTGCCGGATCCCGGCGCGATCGCGGTGACGTGGCTGTTCGGCGAAGCGGGTGTGAGCGAGTTCTAA
- the lipB gene encoding lipoyl(octanoyl) transferase LipB: protein MTAPRDPFFPAEQSIRASAAPIDVRELGLVDYQQAWDLQADLAAKRAKDKIGDTILVLEHPSTFTAGKRTQPEDMPDESYPVPVVTVDRGGRITWHGEGQLVVYPIIKLAEPVDVVDYVRRLEEALIQTVRAAGVTTAGRVDGRSGVWVPAETKAASPEASTRERKIAALGIRITRGVTMHGLSLNCDNTLSHYEHIVACGIDDADVTTLSLELGRDVTPGEMAGPVVHELKRALAGELVVADHTFATRPDPSKGLTRKVR, encoded by the coding sequence ATGACTGCGCCTCGCGACCCGTTCTTCCCCGCCGAGCAATCCATCCGAGCCTCAGCTGCGCCCATCGACGTGCGCGAGCTGGGGCTCGTGGACTATCAACAGGCTTGGGATCTGCAGGCCGACCTCGCCGCGAAACGCGCCAAGGACAAGATCGGCGACACCATCTTGGTGCTCGAGCACCCCTCCACCTTCACCGCTGGCAAACGCACCCAGCCCGAGGACATGCCGGACGAGTCCTACCCGGTCCCCGTGGTGACGGTGGACCGCGGCGGGCGCATCACGTGGCACGGCGAGGGCCAACTCGTGGTCTATCCGATTATCAAACTCGCCGAGCCGGTGGATGTCGTCGATTATGTGCGCCGCCTGGAAGAAGCGCTCATCCAGACCGTGCGTGCCGCAGGCGTCACCACCGCTGGGCGTGTCGACGGCCGCTCGGGCGTGTGGGTGCCGGCAGAGACAAAAGCAGCGTCTCCGGAGGCGTCGACACGCGAGCGAAAAATCGCCGCGTTGGGTATCCGCATCACCCGCGGAGTGACCATGCATGGACTCAGCCTGAACTGCGACAACACGCTCTCCCACTACGAGCACATTGTCGCCTGCGGCATCGACGACGCGGATGTGACTACCCTGTCGCTGGAACTCGGGCGTGACGTCACGCCCGGGGAGATGGCGGGTCCCGTCGTGCACGAATTGAAGCGTGCGCTCGCGGGCGAATTGGTGGTGGCGGACCACACGTTTGCCACCCGCCCGGACCCGTCGAAGGGTTTGACACGGAAGGTACGGTAG
- the gcvP gene encoding aminomethyl-transferring glycine dehydrogenase yields MDYISRHVGPNQDEQQVLLDALGYESIGALIAAAVPGGILADKPLDLPVALSEYEAQDRLRELAGKNQVLRAFYGQGFNSTLTPPVIRRGVVEDAGWYTAYTPYQAEISQGRLEALLNFQTMVQDLTGLDIANASLLDEASAAAEAVGLMARVVKKGRRVLLDARLHPQVINVAAERARAIDLEVEVVDLTEGVVGEDLVGAVFAYPGTEGDIADPRPVIEAIHERGGLVAVDADILALTLLESPGEFGADIAIGTTQRLGVPLFYGGPHAAYMAVRQKLQRQMPGRLVGVSKDAEGYPAYRLALQTREQHIRRERATSNICTAQALLAVTASMYAVYHGPDGLKEIAQNIHQRAADFAAALEKAGARVKHAEFFDTVAVEVEAARGVVDKLAQAGYLVRAVDETTVGVSFGEDTTDADVQALLQGFGAQPAEGEAHLPEALKRTTEYLTHETFNRIHSETQMMRYIRELGDKDLALDRTMIPLGSCTMKLNPTAGLEAITWPGFANVHPYTPDEYTAGWRELIDEIRSWLVEITGYAEVSVQPNSGANGELAGLLAIRRYHVANGDTERDICLIPASAHGTNAASATLANLRVVVVKTADDGSIDLADLDEKLAKHEGHVAAIMLTYPSTHGVYETDVRVVCDKVHAAGGQVYIDGANMNALTGIARPGDFGGDVSHLNLHKTFTIPHGGGGPGVGPIGVAEHLIPFLPSNPDVPLEQAAAEVDGAAGVPVASTLYGSAGVLPISWAYIAMSGADGLRSATAHAVLNANYIARELGDSFPVLYTGNDGLVGHECILDLRELTDKSGVTAADVAKRLIDYGFHAPTLAFPVAGTLMVEPTESEDLAELDRFIEAMRAIRAEIQEIIDGDIEYEKSVVHNAPYTAESVIRSEWPYEFSREKAAYPVASLVHRKYFPPVRRIDEAFGDRNLQCACPPPEAFDIES; encoded by the coding sequence TTGGATTACATCTCCCGTCATGTTGGCCCCAACCAGGACGAACAGCAAGTATTGCTGGACGCGCTGGGTTACGAAAGTATCGGCGCGTTAATCGCGGCGGCGGTGCCAGGCGGGATCCTGGCCGACAAACCGCTCGATTTGCCGGTGGCGCTTTCGGAGTACGAAGCGCAGGACCGCCTGCGCGAACTCGCCGGCAAGAACCAGGTGCTGCGCGCTTTTTACGGCCAGGGCTTCAACTCGACGCTCACCCCGCCGGTGATCCGCCGCGGCGTGGTGGAGGATGCGGGCTGGTACACCGCATACACCCCGTACCAGGCGGAGATCTCGCAGGGCCGCCTTGAGGCCCTGCTGAATTTCCAGACGATGGTGCAGGATCTCACCGGTTTGGACATCGCGAACGCGTCGCTTCTCGACGAAGCCTCTGCCGCCGCCGAAGCCGTGGGCCTGATGGCCCGTGTGGTGAAGAAGGGCCGCCGCGTGCTGCTGGATGCCCGCCTGCACCCGCAGGTGATCAACGTGGCCGCGGAGCGCGCCCGCGCGATCGACCTGGAGGTCGAGGTGGTCGACCTCACGGAGGGTGTCGTCGGCGAGGACCTGGTCGGCGCGGTGTTCGCCTACCCGGGCACCGAAGGCGACATCGCGGACCCGCGCCCGGTGATCGAGGCGATCCACGAGCGTGGCGGCCTCGTCGCAGTGGACGCGGACATCCTCGCGCTGACGCTTCTGGAGTCGCCGGGCGAGTTCGGCGCAGACATCGCGATCGGCACCACTCAGCGCTTGGGCGTTCCGCTGTTCTACGGCGGCCCGCACGCCGCCTACATGGCGGTGCGACAGAAGCTACAGCGCCAGATGCCGGGACGTCTGGTGGGCGTGTCCAAGGACGCGGAGGGCTACCCGGCGTACCGCTTGGCGCTGCAGACGCGTGAGCAGCACATCCGCCGCGAGCGCGCTACCTCCAACATCTGCACCGCGCAGGCGCTTTTGGCCGTCACGGCGTCGATGTACGCGGTCTACCACGGCCCGGACGGGCTCAAGGAGATCGCGCAAAACATCCACCAGCGCGCAGCAGACTTCGCAGCCGCGCTGGAGAAGGCCGGTGCGCGCGTGAAGCACGCCGAGTTCTTCGACACTGTCGCGGTTGAGGTTGAGGCGGCGCGTGGGGTCGTCGACAAACTCGCGCAGGCGGGGTACCTCGTTCGCGCGGTCGACGAGACCACCGTGGGCGTCTCGTTCGGCGAGGACACCACCGACGCCGATGTTCAGGCGCTGCTTCAGGGCTTCGGCGCGCAACCGGCCGAGGGCGAGGCGCACCTGCCGGAGGCACTCAAGCGCACCACCGAGTACCTGACGCACGAGACGTTCAACCGCATCCACTCTGAGACGCAGATGATGCGCTACATTCGCGAACTCGGCGATAAGGACCTTGCGCTGGACCGCACAATGATCCCGCTGGGTTCGTGCACGATGAAACTCAACCCCACCGCCGGCTTGGAGGCGATCACCTGGCCGGGCTTCGCCAACGTGCACCCCTACACCCCGGACGAATACACCGCAGGCTGGCGCGAGCTTATCGACGAAATCCGCTCCTGGCTCGTCGAAATCACCGGCTACGCCGAGGTGTCCGTCCAGCCCAACTCCGGCGCGAACGGCGAGCTTGCCGGCCTCTTGGCAATCCGCCGCTACCACGTGGCCAACGGCGACACCGAGCGCGACATTTGCCTTATCCCAGCCTCGGCGCACGGCACGAACGCGGCGTCGGCGACACTGGCGAACCTGCGCGTGGTCGTGGTCAAGACCGCCGACGACGGTTCGATCGACCTGGCTGATCTGGATGAGAAGCTGGCTAAGCACGAGGGCCACGTCGCGGCGATCATGCTCACCTACCCGTCCACGCACGGCGTGTACGAGACCGATGTGCGCGTGGTGTGCGACAAGGTGCACGCGGCCGGCGGGCAGGTCTACATCGACGGCGCCAACATGAACGCGCTGACCGGCATCGCACGCCCGGGCGATTTCGGCGGCGATGTCAGCCACCTGAACCTGCACAAGACGTTCACCATCCCGCACGGCGGCGGTGGCCCAGGTGTCGGCCCGATCGGTGTGGCCGAGCACCTCATCCCGTTCCTGCCATCCAACCCGGACGTGCCGCTGGAGCAGGCCGCGGCTGAGGTCGACGGTGCGGCGGGCGTGCCGGTGGCTTCCACGCTGTACGGATCCGCGGGTGTGCTGCCGATCTCGTGGGCCTACATCGCCATGTCGGGTGCGGACGGGCTGCGCAGCGCCACGGCGCATGCGGTGCTCAACGCGAACTACATCGCCCGTGAACTCGGTGATTCCTTCCCGGTGCTCTACACCGGCAACGACGGGCTCGTCGGCCACGAGTGCATCCTGGACCTGCGTGAACTGACGGACAAGTCCGGTGTCACCGCGGCCGATGTGGCCAAGCGCCTGATCGACTACGGCTTCCACGCCCCCACCCTCGCGTTCCCGGTCGCAGGCACGCTCATGGTGGAGCCGACCGAGTCCGAGGACTTGGCCGAGCTGGACCGCTTCATCGAGGCGATGCGCGCCATCCGCGCGGAGATCCAGGAGATCATCGACGGGGATATCGAGTACGAGAAGTCTGTTGTCCACAACGCGCCGTACACCGCCGAGAGTGTGATCCGCTCCGAGTGGCCGTACGAGTTCTCTCGCGAGAAGGCCGCCTACCCGGTCGCGTCGCTGGTGCACCGCAAGTACTTCCCCCCGGTGCGGCGTATCGACGAAGCCTTCGGCGACCGCAACCTCCAGTGCGCTTGCCCGCCGCCGGAAGCCTTCGACATCGAATCCTAA